CACCACCGTCCCCGGCGGCCTGGCCAACCCGTGGGACGCCGGCATCGGCCAGGACGGGGTCCCGCTGGTCGCGGGCGCCGAATACACCCTCGGGTTCGATGTCGCCGCCACGCCCGGCACCCCGGTCACCGCCGTCCTACAACTCGGCGGGCCGCCCTACACGGGCTACGCCAGCGTCACGGTGACCGCCACCGACGCCGCGCAGCGCGTCGAGCGGACCTTCACCGCACCGGACGGCAACCCCTCCGCCCAGCTGATCTTCCAGGTCGGCGGTAGCACCGCCGAACAGACCGTCTGCCTCGACAACGTGTCGTTGCGCGGTGGCGAGCCGCCCGAGCCGTACGTGCCGGACACCGGGCCGCGGGTCCGGGTCAACCAGGTCGGCTACCTCCCCGGCGGGCCGAAGAACGCGACCGTCGTCACCGCGGCGACCGACCCGCTGACCTGGCAGCTCCGCTCGGCCGCCGGCGCGGTACTGGCGTCCGGGAGCACGACACCTCGGGGGGTGGACCCCGCGTCCGGGCAGAACGTGCAGACCCTCGACTTCTCCGCCCACCGCACGCCCGGCAGCGGGCTGACCCTGGTCGTCGACGGCGAGACGAGTCATCCCTTCGACATCTCCGGCACGCTCTACGACCGGCTGCGCGCCGACTCGCTCCAGTTCTTCTACGCCCAGCGCAGCGGCATCGCGATCGACGGCGCCCTGCTCGGCCCCGAGTACGCACGCCCCGCCGGTCACCTCGGGGTCGCACCCAACCAGGGCGACACCGACGTGCCCTGCCAGGCCGGTGTCTGCGACTACCGGCTCGACGTGCGCGGCGGCTGGTACGACGCCGGCGACCACGGCAAGTACGTGGTCAACGGCGGCATCGCCACCTACCAACTGCTCAGCACCTTCGAGCGGACCAAGACGGCGGCCAGCGCGAACGGCGGTGCCGCCCTCGGCGACGGCACCCTCCGGGTGCCCGAGCGCGGCAACGGCGTGCCGGACGTGCTCGACGAGGCCCGCTGGGAGCTGGAGTTCCTGCTGCGCATGCAGGTGCCGGCCGGGCAGCCGCTCGCCGGCATGGCCCACCACAAGGTGCACGACCGCAACTGGACGGGCCTGCCGCTCGCCCCGCAGGACGACCCGCAGCCGCGCGAGCTGCACCCGCCCTCCACCGCCGCCACCCTCAACCTGGCCGCGACGGCCGCCCAGTGCGCCCGGCTCTACGCCCCCTACGACGCGGCGTTCGCGACCCGCTGCCGGACCGCGGCGACCACGGCGTACGCGGCGGCCAAGGCGAACCCGACCCGGTACGCGAGCCCGACCGACAGCACCGGCGGCGGCGCGTACGACGACACCGACGTGACCGACGAGTTCTACTGGGCCGCCGTCGAGCTGTGGCTCACCACCGGCACCCCCGCGTACCTGGCCGACCTGACCGCGTCGCGGCACCACACCGGGGAGGTGTTCGACCCGCGCGGCTTCGGCTGGCAGGGGGTCGCCGCCCTGGGCCGGCTCGACCTGGCCACGGTGCCGAACGCGCTGCCCGCCGCCGAGCTGGCCCGGATCCGCGGCTCGGTCACCGCCGCCGCCGACGGCTACCTGGCCGAGCTGGGCCGGCAGGCGTACGGGCTGCCCATGCCGGGTGACGCCGGCAGCTACTTCTGGGGCGGCAACAGCAACATCGTCAACAACGCGGTCGTGCTGGCCACCGCCTTCGACCTGACCCGCGACGCGCGCTACCGCGACGGCGCCGTGCAGGCGATGGACTACCTCTTCGGGCGCAACGCGCTGAACATTTCGTACGTGACCGGGTGGGGCGAGCACGCGGCCGAGAACCAGCACAGTCGCATCTTCGGCCACCAGCTCGACCCGAGCCTGCCGCGCCCGCCCGCCGGGTCCCTGGCCGGCGGGGCGAACGCCGCCCTCCAGGACCCGTTCGCCGCGCAACTGCTGGCGGGGTGCGCGCCGATGTTCTGCTACGTCGACGACATCGCCTCGTACGCGACGAACGAGGTGGCGATCAACTGGAACTCGGCGCTGGCGTGGATCGCCTCCTTCCTCGCCGACCAGGGCGACTCGGCGGCCGTACCCGCACCCACCTGCGCGGTCACGTACACGACGCACGGCAGCTGGCCGGGTGGCTTCACCAGCCAGGTGACCGTCCGCAACACCGGCACGGCGGTCGTGAACGGCTGGACGACCCGGTTCGCCTTCACCGGCGACCAGCGCGTCGACGCGGCGTGGCTGGCGAAGGTGAGCCAGTCCGGGGCGACGGTGACCGCGCGGAACGAGTCGCACAACGGGCGGATCAACCCGGGCGGCAGCGTCACCTTCGGGTTCACCGCGACCACCGGCGGCGGCGCGAACCCGCCACCCGGCCTGGTCACGGTCAACGGCCGACCCTGCACGACGGCCTGACGTCGACGCACCCGTCCCGGCGCGACCCGTCGCGCCGGGACGGCGGGAGGCGCCGGCGGGCTGTGACCGGCGTCGCCCCCGTCGGGCACTCCACGATCGACGGTGCCGGCCTACGGTCGGTTCATGGTCGACCCAACCGACGGCCGGCGCCGCGGCCGGTGGCGGGTGGCC
This genomic stretch from Micromonospora krabiensis harbors:
- a CDS encoding glycoside hydrolase family 9 protein, with the translated sequence MTPSRRRRGLLAAAVTLALTGVAAGPAAADPPPDAPEQIENGDFGSGVAPWFSYGTGTLGVTDGRLCTTVPGGLANPWDAGIGQDGVPLVAGAEYTLGFDVAATPGTPVTAVLQLGGPPYTGYASVTVTATDAAQRVERTFTAPDGNPSAQLIFQVGGSTAEQTVCLDNVSLRGGEPPEPYVPDTGPRVRVNQVGYLPGGPKNATVVTAATDPLTWQLRSAAGAVLASGSTTPRGVDPASGQNVQTLDFSAHRTPGSGLTLVVDGETSHPFDISGTLYDRLRADSLQFFYAQRSGIAIDGALLGPEYARPAGHLGVAPNQGDTDVPCQAGVCDYRLDVRGGWYDAGDHGKYVVNGGIATYQLLSTFERTKTAASANGGAALGDGTLRVPERGNGVPDVLDEARWELEFLLRMQVPAGQPLAGMAHHKVHDRNWTGLPLAPQDDPQPRELHPPSTAATLNLAATAAQCARLYAPYDAAFATRCRTAATTAYAAAKANPTRYASPTDSTGGGAYDDTDVTDEFYWAAVELWLTTGTPAYLADLTASRHHTGEVFDPRGFGWQGVAALGRLDLATVPNALPAAELARIRGSVTAAADGYLAELGRQAYGLPMPGDAGSYFWGGNSNIVNNAVVLATAFDLTRDARYRDGAVQAMDYLFGRNALNISYVTGWGEHAAENQHSRIFGHQLDPSLPRPPAGSLAGGANAALQDPFAAQLLAGCAPMFCYVDDIASYATNEVAINWNSALAWIASFLADQGDSAAVPAPTCAVTYTTHGSWPGGFTSQVTVRNTGTAVVNGWTTRFAFTGDQRVDAAWLAKVSQSGATVTARNESHNGRINPGGSVTFGFTATTGGGANPPPGLVTVNGRPCTTA